The following proteins are encoded in a genomic region of Pseudodesulfovibrio mercurii:
- a CDS encoding aldehyde ferredoxin oxidoreductase N-terminal domain-containing protein, with the protein MRINLDNGSITKEDTSKYLEYTGGIGIGYKVIFDEAPQAGPFDPENRIIFAVGPMTGSLAPSTGRSEVISISPHVYAPKSKKPLVSRSGFGGYWGAELKFAGYDAVIVQGKAKKPVFINVVNDEVTIEDASDMWGKDTFETQDMIKAKTGDEKTQIAVIGPSGERLVRIAPILHRIGNAAGQGGFGAVMGSKNLKAIAVRGTSGVQVADKKNLIKYVKSVREFQPGPLGSTPLSTGPLSWTEKYVDPKDINKQALRFDQTESCAPWLNKYHVKSQSCYSCPQGCYSYMNVDGMGGGAVSCTQWFYSWMGNRDKATFLANQLANKLGVDTFEMFPMIQFVWHLQDEKIDGKSLLRLLNEKKLVSNEILAGLEQGHYPPEGDLSTVGLETLMNMIAYRQGFLGDALAEGFRRAVDIVADKFTAMHMKEAAQKTMNFVNMEGIMGGVVGGNGGWGMSAHYDPRTFGYYWAVNFAVENRDPNRHSMTNLVEWTGLSFEQAMPVAVRHWGEEIAENGLNDIHRKRDVALTWNGEKSAYANAYLGQFIHYRGCIKDSITVCDWVFPIMTSGRKDREYTGDISVEYKLFELVTGEKMTQKALDDRAARIWVLHRLLTAMEWGGGRKVNLREEHDQLPDHFFTPVETRLLPSYPPADPPHPPLIRENFEAVKDEYYKLMEWDPKTGMPTRRLMKRLGMDKELAKFEKEAFKLPA; encoded by the coding sequence TTGCGAATCAACCTGGACAACGGCTCCATCACCAAGGAAGACACGTCCAAGTACCTGGAATACACCGGCGGCATCGGCATCGGCTACAAGGTCATCTTTGACGAAGCGCCCCAGGCCGGACCCTTTGACCCCGAAAACCGGATCATCTTCGCGGTGGGCCCCATGACCGGTTCCCTGGCGCCCTCCACCGGGCGTTCCGAGGTCATCTCGATCTCACCCCACGTCTACGCGCCCAAGTCCAAGAAGCCCCTTGTCAGCCGCAGCGGTTTCGGCGGCTACTGGGGCGCGGAACTGAAGTTCGCCGGATACGACGCGGTGATCGTCCAGGGCAAGGCCAAGAAGCCCGTGTTCATCAACGTGGTCAACGACGAGGTGACCATCGAGGACGCCTCGGACATGTGGGGCAAGGACACCTTCGAGACCCAGGACATGATCAAGGCCAAGACCGGCGACGAGAAGACCCAGATCGCGGTCATCGGCCCCTCGGGCGAGCGGCTCGTGCGCATCGCCCCGATCCTGCACCGCATCGGCAACGCGGCGGGCCAGGGCGGCTTCGGCGCGGTCATGGGCTCCAAGAACCTCAAGGCCATCGCCGTGCGCGGCACCAGTGGCGTGCAGGTGGCGGACAAGAAGAACCTGATCAAGTACGTCAAGAGCGTGCGCGAGTTCCAGCCCGGCCCCCTGGGCTCCACCCCGCTGTCCACCGGCCCGCTCAGCTGGACCGAGAAGTACGTGGACCCCAAGGACATCAACAAGCAGGCCCTGCGCTTCGACCAGACCGAGAGCTGCGCGCCGTGGCTGAACAAGTACCACGTCAAGTCCCAGTCCTGCTATTCCTGCCCCCAGGGCTGCTACTCCTACATGAACGTGGACGGCATGGGCGGCGGCGCGGTCAGCTGCACCCAGTGGTTCTATTCCTGGATGGGCAACCGCGACAAGGCCACCTTCCTGGCGAACCAACTGGCCAACAAGCTCGGCGTGGACACCTTCGAGATGTTCCCCATGATCCAGTTCGTCTGGCACCTCCAGGACGAGAAGATCGACGGCAAGAGCCTGCTGCGCCTCCTCAATGAGAAGAAGCTGGTCAGCAACGAGATCCTGGCCGGCCTGGAACAGGGCCACTATCCGCCCGAGGGCGACCTGAGCACCGTGGGCCTCGAGACCCTGATGAACATGATCGCCTACCGCCAGGGCTTCCTGGGCGACGCCCTGGCCGAAGGGTTCCGCCGGGCAGTGGACATCGTCGCCGACAAGTTCACCGCCATGCACATGAAGGAAGCCGCCCAGAAGACCATGAACTTCGTGAACATGGAAGGCATCATGGGCGGCGTCGTGGGCGGCAACGGCGGCTGGGGCATGTCGGCCCACTACGACCCGCGCACCTTCGGCTACTACTGGGCGGTCAACTTCGCGGTGGAAAATCGCGATCCCAACCGCCACTCCATGACCAACCTGGTGGAGTGGACCGGCCTGTCCTTCGAACAGGCCATGCCCGTGGCCGTGCGGCACTGGGGCGAGGAGATCGCCGAGAACGGGCTCAACGACATCCACCGCAAGCGCGACGTGGCCCTGACCTGGAACGGCGAGAAGTCGGCCTACGCCAACGCCTACCTGGGTCAGTTCATCCACTACCGCGGCTGCATCAAGGACAGCATCACGGTCTGCGACTGGGTCTTCCCGATCATGACCAGCGGACGCAAGGACCGCGAGTACACCGGCGACATCTCCGTGGAGTACAAGCTCTTCGAACTGGTCACCGGCGAGAAGATGACCCAGAAGGCCCTGGACGACCGGGCCGCCCGCATCTGGGTCCTGCACCGGCTGCTGACCGCCATGGAATGGGGCGGAGGCAGGAAGGTCAACCTGCGTGAAGAGCACGACCAACTGCCCGATCACTTCTTCACGCCCGTGGAGACGCGCCTGCTGCCGAGCTATCCGCCGGCCGATCCGCCGCATCCCCCGCTGATCCGGGAGAACTTCGAGGCGGTCAAGGACGAGTACTACAAGCTGATGGAATGGGACCCGAAGACCGGCATGCCCACCCGGCGGCTCATGAAGCGCCTGGGCATGGACAAGGAACTGGCCAAGTTCGAGAAGGAGGCCTTCAAGCTGCCCGCGTAG
- a CDS encoding B12-binding domain-containing radical SAM protein: MKVLLLTPPAPRLRNPATAEEDLLPPKTWVPLGIAYLTSALRNQGVETVYRDLHEESWPSAAALMRREQPDVVGISCFTLGRTNAQRLAVEARRVLPEAHVVMGGPHATFFPGHMLANPAVDTVVLGEGEETIVELVARLDAGGDLKDIPGLALRSEDGIFLTPPRTRTTDLDGLAFPAYDAFNLAQYKSPEIPEQYRSLTGTHLLSSRGCPFHCGFCSVNRFFEGRWARRSPGNVADEIERLIEDLHVRHLYFSDDLFTLDRERVLALCKEIITRKLHFVWMAETRVDLVDEELLGWMYKAGCYRIYYGVESGSPRVLKAANKGFTVEQVRRAFALTHEAAMEPCCFLMVGNPGENPETIGETVELIREIRPATMPIMGINTLLPASAQYDRAREAGLIDDDYWLGTEPPPPYTLEHDVDDLIYLQMLLTRGIAPELYEQMRAMGFDEKYFLMRRMAKGLSHRA, from the coding sequence ATGAAGGTACTGCTCCTGACCCCGCCCGCCCCCAGGCTGCGCAATCCGGCCACTGCCGAAGAGGACCTGCTGCCGCCCAAGACCTGGGTGCCCCTGGGCATCGCCTATCTGACCAGCGCCCTGCGAAACCAGGGCGTGGAGACCGTCTACCGCGACCTGCACGAGGAGTCCTGGCCGTCCGCTGCCGCCCTCATGCGCCGGGAACAGCCCGACGTGGTCGGCATCAGCTGCTTCACCCTGGGCCGGACCAACGCCCAGCGCCTGGCCGTCGAGGCGCGCCGCGTCCTGCCCGAGGCCCACGTGGTCATGGGCGGGCCGCACGCCACCTTCTTCCCCGGACACATGCTGGCCAACCCTGCCGTGGACACGGTGGTCCTGGGCGAAGGCGAGGAGACCATCGTGGAACTGGTCGCCCGTCTCGATGCGGGCGGCGACCTGAAGGACATCCCCGGCCTGGCCCTGCGCTCGGAGGACGGGATCTTCCTGACCCCGCCGAGGACGCGGACCACGGACCTGGACGGGCTGGCCTTCCCGGCCTACGACGCCTTCAACCTCGCCCAGTACAAGTCCCCGGAGATCCCGGAGCAATACCGCTCCCTGACCGGAACCCACCTGCTCAGCTCGCGCGGCTGCCCGTTCCACTGCGGCTTCTGCTCGGTGAACCGGTTCTTCGAGGGGCGCTGGGCCAGGCGCTCGCCGGGCAACGTGGCCGACGAGATCGAACGCCTCATCGAGGACCTGCACGTCCGCCACCTGTACTTCTCCGACGACCTGTTCACCCTGGACCGGGAGCGCGTCCTGGCCCTGTGCAAGGAGATCATCACGCGCAAGCTGCACTTCGTGTGGATGGCCGAGACCCGTGTGGACCTGGTGGACGAGGAGCTGCTCGGCTGGATGTACAAGGCCGGGTGCTACCGCATCTACTACGGGGTGGAGTCCGGCAGCCCGCGCGTGCTCAAGGCCGCCAACAAGGGATTCACCGTGGAGCAGGTCCGCCGGGCCTTCGCCCTGACCCACGAGGCGGCCATGGAGCCGTGCTGCTTCCTCATGGTCGGCAACCCCGGCGAGAACCCGGAGACCATCGGCGAGACCGTGGAGCTCATCCGCGAGATCCGCCCGGCGACAATGCCCATCATGGGCATCAACACTCTGCTCCCGGCGTCGGCCCAGTACGACCGTGCCAGGGAGGCCGGGCTGATCGACGACGACTACTGGCTCGGGACGGAACCGCCGCCGCCCTACACCCTGGAGCACGACGTGGACGACCTGATCTACCTGCAAATGCTCCTGACGCGGGGCATCGCCCCGGAGCTGTACGAGCAGATGCGCGCCATGGGCTTCGACGAGAAGTACTTCCTCATGCGTCGCATGGCCAAGGGGCTGTCCCACCGCGCCTAG
- a CDS encoding iron-containing alcohol dehydrogenase, whose translation MDIFKFAIPEVIFGRGSLQYASICAKRLGASKIFVVSDPGVEEAGWVEALLDILRQENLDFVYFNDVVPNPRDFQVHNGAELYRREEADVVMALGGGSPMDAAKGIALIVSNGGVIADYEGANMVSRPLPPMVFIPTTMGSESNISQFTVVTDVERRVKMTVISRTLVPNISITDPLLLETLNRDQIIPPLFDSLAHAVESYVSPIANPFTEAWSLKGLDLLMRHIRPALEHRRLEDLEQLAIAGTSSGMAFTNASVGLGHALAHALGGMHDVVHGTAHSLLLPSVMRYNLPVCEAKMAKIGEVITGKRLKTDEATALAGIEALEQLRGEIGIPGRLREILPDRTMLPQASHNAVKDICLLTNPRPADWKDILNIYYEMW comes from the coding sequence GTGGACATATTCAAGTTCGCTATTCCCGAAGTGATTTTCGGCCGGGGAAGCCTGCAATATGCCAGCATCTGCGCCAAACGCCTGGGGGCCTCCAAGATCTTCGTGGTCTCGGACCCAGGCGTGGAGGAGGCGGGCTGGGTGGAGGCTCTGCTGGACATCCTGCGCCAGGAAAATCTCGATTTCGTCTATTTCAACGACGTGGTGCCCAACCCGCGCGATTTCCAGGTCCACAACGGCGCGGAGCTCTACCGCCGGGAAGAGGCGGACGTGGTCATGGCCCTGGGCGGCGGCAGCCCCATGGACGCGGCCAAGGGCATCGCCCTGATCGTCAGCAACGGGGGCGTCATCGCCGACTACGAGGGGGCCAACATGGTCTCCCGACCCCTGCCCCCCATGGTCTTCATCCCCACCACCATGGGCAGCGAATCGAACATTTCGCAGTTCACGGTGGTCACGGACGTGGAGCGGCGGGTCAAGATGACCGTCATCAGCCGGACCCTGGTGCCGAACATCTCCATCACCGACCCCCTGCTCCTCGAGACCCTGAACCGGGACCAGATCATCCCGCCGCTGTTCGACTCCCTGGCCCACGCCGTGGAGTCCTACGTCTCGCCCATCGCCAACCCATTCACCGAGGCGTGGAGCCTCAAGGGGCTGGACCTGCTCATGCGGCACATCCGACCAGCCCTGGAACACCGCAGGCTGGAGGACCTCGAACAGCTGGCCATCGCGGGCACCTCGTCGGGCATGGCCTTCACCAACGCCAGCGTGGGGCTCGGCCACGCCCTGGCCCACGCCCTGGGCGGCATGCACGACGTGGTCCACGGCACGGCCCACTCCCTGCTCCTGCCCAGCGTCATGCGCTACAACCTGCCGGTCTGCGAGGCCAAGATGGCCAAGATCGGCGAGGTCATCACCGGTAAGCGGCTCAAGACCGACGAGGCCACGGCCCTGGCCGGCATCGAGGCCCTGGAGCAATTGCGAGGCGAGATCGGCATCCCCGGCCGCCTGCGCGAGATTCTGCCGGACCGGACCATGCTCCCTCAGGCGAGCCACAACGCGGTCAAGGACATCTGCCTACTGACCAACCCCCGGCCGGCGGACTGGAAGGACATCCTGAACATCTACTACGAGATGTGGTGA
- a CDS encoding two-component system sensor histidine kinase NtrB, with the protein MTQGNGGDTGGNARLEDIIGIESIKLGFFKEVQKTINELKASNIELEQKRRDVQDILNGIPDVVAVVSPDYRVLSVNSAFSETYGKRDPLGLPCYKVFKNSKRPCSPCPLVMAREEGRKVCRQLQIMNVDGENRQIECSAALMPGTGDSPGKVLLLHRDVTVEKQYQAKYFQAERMATVGVLAEGVAHEINNPLTSIRGFAEALYGHLDRLGVCLKDGEPCTDLLETFEEYLDIVLKECNRCSEIVHNLLSFGHRDVRAMSIVNINNIILNCLKLLHPRLSILPSGIIKLALSEEEPCVMGHPGELMQVALNLILNALYEVRDIGTIDISTRVKGRMVLLRVSDTGGGFAPEDVDKLFEPFFTTKPAGQGIGIGLSTCYNIIMKHGGEITASSEPGEGAVFEVILPLLEE; encoded by the coding sequence ATGACCCAGGGAAACGGCGGCGACACCGGCGGCAATGCCCGGCTCGAAGACATCATCGGCATCGAGTCCATCAAGCTCGGGTTCTTCAAGGAAGTCCAGAAGACCATCAACGAGCTCAAGGCCTCGAACATCGAACTCGAGCAGAAGCGGCGCGACGTCCAGGACATCCTCAACGGCATCCCGGACGTGGTCGCCGTAGTCTCTCCGGACTACCGCGTGCTCTCGGTCAACAGCGCCTTTTCCGAGACCTACGGCAAGCGCGACCCCCTGGGGCTGCCCTGCTACAAGGTCTTCAAGAACTCGAAGCGGCCGTGCTCGCCCTGCCCCCTGGTCATGGCCAGGGAGGAGGGCCGCAAGGTCTGCCGCCAACTGCAGATCATGAACGTGGACGGCGAGAACCGGCAGATCGAGTGCTCGGCCGCGCTCATGCCCGGCACCGGGGACTCGCCGGGCAAGGTCCTGCTCCTGCACCGCGACGTGACCGTGGAGAAGCAGTACCAGGCCAAGTATTTCCAGGCCGAACGCATGGCCACCGTGGGCGTGCTGGCCGAAGGCGTGGCCCACGAGATCAACAACCCCCTGACCTCCATCCGGGGGTTCGCCGAGGCCCTGTACGGCCACCTGGACCGGCTGGGCGTCTGCCTCAAGGACGGCGAGCCGTGCACGGACCTGCTCGAAACCTTCGAGGAGTACCTGGACATAGTGCTCAAGGAGTGCAACCGCTGCTCCGAGATCGTCCACAACCTGCTCAGCTTCGGCCACCGCGACGTGCGCGCCATGTCCATCGTCAACATCAACAACATCATCCTCAACTGCCTGAAGCTGCTCCACCCCAGGCTGTCCATCCTGCCGTCCGGGATCATCAAGCTCGCCCTGTCCGAGGAGGAGCCCTGCGTCATGGGCCACCCCGGCGAACTGATGCAGGTGGCCCTGAACCTGATCCTCAACGCCCTGTACGAGGTGCGCGACATCGGGACCATCGACATCTCCACGCGGGTGAAGGGGAGGATGGTTCTGCTGCGGGTCTCGGACACGGGCGGCGGCTTCGCGCCCGAAGACGTGGACAAGCTCTTCGAGCCGTTCTTCACCACCAAACCGGCGGGCCAGGGGATCGGCATCGGCCTGTCCACCTGCTACAACATCATCATGAAGCACGGCGGCGAGATCACCGCCTCGAGCGAACCCGGCGAGGGCGCGGTCTTCGAGGTCATATTGCCCCTGCTTGAGGAATGA
- a CDS encoding sigma-54-dependent transcriptional regulator, with product MANTEINRVLVVDDEPFIRKLAERELALPGREVTTAATAAQAQRLVKRGDFDVILLDVRLPDGNGNRLLEHFRETLPDVEVIMITGYSEVDSAVEAMKAGAYDYVTKPFSLDRMNLLIDRAYQRRVMQRELRTLRRDKGGKPRQWFIGTSAPMREIAFLVDKVAPTDAPVLITGESGVGKNVIVNVLHARSSRASMPLIVKNCGAFNKELLRSELFGYCKGAFTGAETTQEGVLAQADKGTLFFDEVGELPLEVQAMLLRVFESQRYRRVGDREERSVDVRFLFATNRDLAAEVEAGRFHEALYHRLNVFRIDIPPLRERKEDIPMLVGHFLENLYPDRPPYRLSKRAGESMIAYDWPGNVRELRNVIERGIILAENDLITTKCLPSDIARSLDEGECCAPLPTLDQQEKRYILRVMEHVGQNRTQAARILGIGRKTLYRKLRAFEES from the coding sequence ATGGCGAACACGGAGATCAACCGCGTCCTGGTGGTGGACGACGAGCCCTTCATCCGCAAGCTGGCCGAACGCGAGCTGGCCCTGCCCGGCCGGGAGGTGACCACCGCGGCCACGGCGGCCCAGGCCCAGCGCCTGGTCAAGCGGGGCGACTTCGACGTCATCCTGCTGGACGTCCGGCTGCCCGACGGCAACGGCAACCGGCTGCTGGAGCATTTCCGCGAGACCCTGCCCGACGTGGAGGTCATCATGATCACCGGCTACTCCGAGGTGGACAGCGCGGTGGAGGCCATGAAGGCCGGGGCCTACGACTACGTGACCAAGCCCTTTTCCCTGGACCGCATGAACCTGCTCATCGACCGGGCCTACCAGCGCCGGGTCATGCAGCGGGAGCTGCGCACCCTGCGCCGGGACAAGGGGGGCAAGCCTCGGCAGTGGTTCATCGGGACCTCGGCGCCCATGCGCGAGATCGCCTTCCTGGTGGACAAGGTCGCGCCCACGGACGCGCCCGTGCTCATCACCGGCGAGAGCGGCGTGGGCAAGAACGTCATCGTCAACGTTCTGCACGCCCGCAGCTCGCGGGCGAGCATGCCACTCATCGTCAAAAACTGCGGCGCCTTCAACAAGGAGCTGCTGCGCAGCGAGCTGTTCGGCTACTGCAAGGGCGCGTTCACCGGGGCCGAGACCACCCAGGAGGGCGTCCTGGCCCAGGCGGACAAGGGCACCCTGTTCTTCGACGAGGTGGGCGAGCTGCCCCTGGAGGTCCAGGCCATGCTCCTGCGCGTGTTCGAGTCCCAGCGGTACCGCCGCGTGGGCGACCGCGAGGAGCGCTCGGTGGACGTGCGCTTCCTGTTCGCCACCAACCGCGACCTGGCCGCGGAGGTGGAGGCTGGCCGCTTCCACGAGGCCCTGTACCACCGCCTCAACGTCTTCCGCATCGACATCCCGCCCCTGCGGGAACGCAAGGAGGACATCCCCATGCTCGTGGGGCACTTCCTGGAGAACCTCTACCCGGACCGGCCGCCCTACCGGCTGTCCAAGCGGGCCGGGGAGAGCATGATCGCCTACGACTGGCCGGGCAACGTCCGCGAACTGCGCAACGTCATCGAGCGGGGCATCATCCTGGCCGAGAACGACCTGATCACCACCAAGTGCCTGCCCTCGGACATAGCCCGCTCCCTGGACGAGGGCGAGTGCTGCGCCCCGCTGCCCACCCTGGACCAGCAGGAGAAGCGCTACATCCTCCGGGTCATGGAGCACGTGGGCCAGAACCGCACCCAGGCGGCACGCATCCTGGGCATCGGACGCAAGACCCTGTACCGCAAGCTGCGCGCCTTCGAGGAGAGCTAG
- a CDS encoding (Fe-S)-binding protein: MGEAAQLLIEPKHSALVDKVKELLPEGGNLNMCLACGACSSGCPATGMHGMDPRKFLRLALYGQEEEIRSTPWVWLCTMCRRCVHACPMEVDIPQLVYHCRQSWPREERPKGILGSCEQALSTPGNSAMGASSEDFKFVVEDVLEEVRETQPGMENLEVSIDRKGAYYFLNQNSREPVTEPDEMVPLWKILNLVGADWTYSTKGWAAENYCMFLADDEAWEKVVRNKAAAVEDLGCKVWLNTEUGHEFYAVRAGLQRFNVEHSFEMESIIRLYARWIREGKLPVNSDWNKDLGVTFTVQDPCQLVRKSLHDPVAEDLRFVVRSVVGEENFIDMWPNKSNNYCCGGGGGFLQSGFAEERRAYGRIKLNQILRTKADYCIAPCHNCHSQIHDLSEHYEAGFPVVHLWTLICLSLGILGENEREYLGEDLKNVGL, encoded by the coding sequence ATGGGCGAAGCGGCACAACTGCTGATCGAACCGAAACACTCGGCATTGGTGGACAAGGTCAAGGAACTGCTGCCCGAGGGCGGCAACCTGAACATGTGCCTGGCCTGCGGGGCCTGTTCCTCGGGCTGCCCGGCCACGGGCATGCACGGCATGGACCCTCGCAAATTCCTGCGCCTGGCCCTCTACGGCCAGGAGGAGGAGATCCGGTCCACGCCGTGGGTCTGGCTGTGCACCATGTGCCGGCGCTGCGTCCACGCCTGCCCCATGGAGGTGGACATCCCGCAGCTGGTCTACCACTGCCGCCAGTCCTGGCCCAGGGAGGAGCGCCCCAAGGGCATCCTCGGCTCCTGCGAGCAGGCCCTGTCCACGCCGGGCAACAGCGCCATGGGCGCGTCCAGCGAGGACTTCAAGTTCGTGGTCGAGGACGTGCTCGAAGAGGTCCGCGAGACCCAGCCGGGCATGGAGAACCTCGAGGTCTCCATCGACCGCAAGGGGGCCTACTACTTCCTGAACCAGAACTCGCGCGAGCCGGTCACCGAGCCGGACGAGATGGTCCCGCTGTGGAAGATCCTCAACCTGGTGGGCGCGGACTGGACCTACTCCACCAAGGGGTGGGCCGCCGAAAACTACTGCATGTTCCTGGCCGACGACGAGGCCTGGGAGAAGGTGGTCCGCAACAAGGCCGCGGCGGTCGAGGACCTCGGGTGCAAGGTCTGGCTCAATACGGAGTGAGGACACGAATTCTACGCGGTCCGGGCCGGACTGCAACGGTTCAACGTCGAACACAGCTTCGAGATGGAGTCCATCATCCGCCTGTACGCCAGGTGGATTCGCGAGGGGAAACTGCCGGTCAATTCGGACTGGAACAAGGACCTGGGCGTGACCTTCACGGTCCAGGACCCCTGCCAGCTGGTCCGCAAGTCCCTGCACGACCCCGTGGCCGAGGACCTGCGCTTCGTGGTCAGGTCCGTGGTCGGCGAGGAGAACTTCATCGACATGTGGCCGAACAAGTCGAACAACTATTGTTGCGGCGGCGGGGGCGGGTTCCTGCAATCCGGGTTCGCCGAGGAGCGGCGGGCCTACGGGAGGATCAAGCTGAACCAGATCCTCAGGACCAAGGCCGACTACTGCATCGCCCCGTGCCACAACTGCCATTCTCAGATTCATGATCTGAGCGAACATTACGAGGCCGGGTTCCCCGTGGTCCACCTGTGGACGCTCATCTGCCTCTCCCTCGGCATCCTGGGGGAAAACGAGCGGGAATACCTCGGCGAAGACCTCAAGAACGTGGGGTTGTGA
- a CDS encoding universal stress protein, whose product MFKDIIVGVTPTGIDACAVKAAVEFAVKFESKLYLTHVAGMEQGWGSIEHLAPSGETEQLGDKIREMYDEYLKELPSAQIVVVPGIPHNELLRLARAKNSDLIVMGPHTKEYEEKRAKMWGMAGSTLERVSQRARCPVMIVHKEISCREPLFSNIVVATDFSDQAECAVSYGGQMARQYKANLVVMHVAEPGGPGRSECTARLEDAYGKRLDGIADCAFRAEMGEPAMEILRTARQGDADLLIMAHHSKERDPEKAFLGSTVTQVALNAPCPTMSVNRHFDLRCGLMYDQTGQVVEAEALA is encoded by the coding sequence ATGTTTAAGGACATCATCGTGGGCGTCACGCCCACCGGCATCGATGCCTGTGCGGTCAAGGCGGCGGTGGAGTTCGCCGTCAAGTTCGAGTCCAAGCTCTACCTGACCCACGTGGCCGGGATGGAACAGGGCTGGGGCTCCATAGAACACCTCGCGCCCTCGGGCGAGACCGAGCAGCTCGGGGACAAGATCCGGGAGATGTACGACGAATACCTGAAGGAACTCCCCAGCGCGCAGATCGTGGTCGTGCCGGGCATCCCGCACAACGAACTGCTGCGCCTGGCCCGGGCCAAGAACTCGGACCTCATCGTCATGGGGCCGCACACCAAGGAATACGAGGAGAAGCGGGCCAAGATGTGGGGCATGGCCGGCAGCACGCTCGAGCGCGTCAGCCAGCGGGCCCGCTGTCCGGTCATGATCGTTCACAAGGAGATATCCTGCCGCGAGCCGCTGTTCTCGAACATCGTGGTCGCCACGGACTTCTCGGACCAGGCCGAATGCGCCGTGTCCTACGGCGGGCAGATGGCCCGTCAGTACAAGGCCAACCTGGTGGTCATGCACGTGGCCGAGCCCGGTGGACCGGGCCGCAGCGAATGCACGGCCCGGCTGGAGGACGCCTACGGCAAGCGCCTCGACGGCATCGCCGACTGCGCCTTCCGGGCGGAGATGGGTGAACCGGCCATGGAGATCCTGCGCACGGCCCGCCAGGGCGACGCGGACCTGCTGATCATGGCCCACCACTCCAAGGAACGCGATCCCGAAAAGGCCTTCCTGGGCTCCACCGTGACCCAGGTGGCCCTGAACGCGCCGTGTCCGACCATGAGCGTCAACCGGCACTTCGACCTGCGCTGCGGCCTGATGTACGACCAGACCGGCCAGGTGGTCGAGGCCGAGGCCCTGGCCTGA
- a CDS encoding CoB--CoM heterodisulfide reductase iron-sulfur subunit B family protein: MKYAYYPGCSLTESAREFDVSTRLVLERLGCELVEIPDWTCCGASAAEPVSKLMNHVLPARNLAIAEQELGGLDVLAPCSACYLNLFKVNREVVGDRHLHGRVNEVLAASGLHYRGDVKVRHLLDVLKNDVGAKIVEQKITDGLQGMRVAPYYGCQILRPYPVFDEPGRPVSMEPFIEAMGGEVHHWDMANRCCGASLMVGHPEVAIRSVAEILNDAAGADAIVTVCPLCQMNLEAYQARVRKAGGTPVPVLYLTQLMGLAMGLTERDMRLADNLTMTPKVRRDIATRAWAEPAPMAEENEEETAGLNG; the protein is encoded by the coding sequence ATGAAGTACGCCTATTATCCCGGATGTTCGCTGACCGAGAGCGCCCGCGAGTTCGACGTCTCGACGAGGCTGGTCCTGGAGCGGCTCGGCTGCGAGCTGGTCGAGATTCCGGACTGGACCTGCTGCGGGGCCAGCGCGGCCGAACCGGTCAGCAAGCTCATGAACCACGTCCTGCCCGCGCGCAACCTGGCCATCGCGGAGCAGGAACTGGGCGGCCTGGACGTCCTCGCCCCGTGTTCGGCCTGCTACCTCAACCTGTTCAAGGTCAACCGCGAGGTGGTCGGCGACCGGCATCTGCACGGCCGGGTCAACGAGGTCCTGGCCGCCTCCGGCCTGCACTACCGGGGCGACGTGAAGGTCCGCCACCTGCTCGACGTGCTCAAGAACGACGTGGGCGCCAAGATCGTGGAGCAGAAGATCACCGACGGGCTTCAGGGCATGCGGGTCGCGCCCTACTACGGCTGCCAGATCCTGCGCCCCTACCCGGTCTTCGACGAGCCTGGCAGGCCGGTCTCCATGGAGCCGTTCATCGAGGCCATGGGCGGCGAAGTCCACCACTGGGACATGGCCAACCGCTGCTGCGGGGCCTCGCTCATGGTCGGCCACCCCGAGGTGGCCATCCGCTCCGTGGCCGAGATCCTGAACGACGCGGCCGGGGCCGACGCCATCGTCACGGTCTGCCCGCTCTGCCAGATGAACCTGGAGGCCTACCAGGCCAGGGTGCGCAAGGCGGGCGGCACGCCCGTGCCCGTGCTCTACCTGACCCAGCTCATGGGGCTGGCCATGGGGCTGACCGAGCGGGACATGCGGCTGGCGGACAACCTGACCATGACGCCGAAGGTCAGACGGGACATTGCAACCAGGGCGTGGGCCGAGCCCGCGCCCATGGCGGAGGAAAACGAGGAAGAAACGGCGGGTTTGAACGGATAA